From the Candidatus Delongbacteria bacterium genome, one window contains:
- a CDS encoding ABC transporter ATP-binding protein has protein sequence MAAELNPPLIRLEALVRHYLVGGETVRALDGVDLELARGSYTAVMGPSGSGKSTLMNLLGCLDRPDSGAYWLDGHAVHAESDDRVLSRLRGRMIGFIFQTFNLLPRLSAAENVELPLIYQGVPAPVRRQRAEQALLRVGLADRARHRPAELSGGQRQRVAIARALVVEPGLLLADEPTGNLDSRTTREILDLFDLLHAEGQTLVVVTHEDEVAARAGQIVHLLDGRVARWESR, from the coding sequence ATGGCTGCTGAACTGAATCCGCCCCTCATCCGGCTGGAGGCCCTGGTCCGCCACTATCTGGTGGGCGGCGAGACGGTCCGCGCGCTGGACGGCGTGGACCTGGAGCTGGCGCGCGGCTCCTACACGGCCGTGATGGGTCCCTCGGGCAGCGGCAAGAGCACGCTGATGAACCTGCTGGGCTGCCTGGACCGGCCGGATTCCGGCGCCTACTGGCTGGACGGCCACGCCGTCCACGCCGAGAGCGACGACCGCGTGCTCAGCCGCCTGCGCGGCCGGATGATCGGCTTCATCTTCCAGACCTTCAACCTCCTGCCCCGCCTGAGCGCCGCCGAGAACGTGGAGCTGCCGTTGATCTACCAGGGCGTACCCGCCCCCGTGCGCCGCCAGCGGGCCGAGCAGGCCCTCCTGCGCGTGGGGCTGGCCGACCGCGCCCGGCACCGCCCCGCCGAACTGTCCGGCGGCCAGCGCCAGCGGGTGGCCATCGCCCGGGCCCTGGTGGTGGAACCCGGCCTGCTGCTGGCCGACGAGCCCACGGGCAACCTGGACAGCCGCACCACGCGCGAGATCCTCGATCTCTTCGACCTGCTGCACGCCGAGGGCCAGACCCTGGTGGTGGTCACCCACGAGGACGAGGTGGCGGCCCGGGCCGGCCAGATCGTCCACCTGCTGGATGGACGGGTGGCGCGCTGGGAATCCCGCTGA
- a CDS encoding tandem-95 repeat protein: MKIFSSGLAGVLLTAALAAAEPPQIQPIPDWVIEEDAMLTVSIEVQDPDSDTFLFWVETDTPSMTVNFDEENLQVHCQPAANWSGRAVVTVGVDDREEARTLTTEEFEILVTPVNDCPRRYTSVPDIILNLVEDQCLELSPATLRAFFRDSDWNFEGDTLDFENLVFSAGTVEATAGGWRLCPAANWNGNASLSLRATDGECAINSSITARVVAVNDCPVQVAEWEPVNGFEDTDLVLTDLLDAFSDVDNDNLNFCIIDDGMNGFSTDWNRSGTLTLHPPAEMSGTWSIYICVTDGTCQLGDELVVTLAPVNDPPALPAAVNLTLDEDGSLIRSFPVSDVDSPDVFVTVSSSAPELTASWNAVSGLHVQPLADWNGAATLTVRACDAPDDGGACSQVLLPVTVNPVNDAPVLAALADTLLAEDGLLTLRPDFTDVDSPSLTVHATSGAAELAVQWLEASGELSLSPAADWFGSTQVTVNVEDEQGAEAQAEFQVLVSAVNDAPVLPAAQALALDEDGSLQLAWPILDVDGPQLDVEVVSNTAGLSAQWLESGELRLLAVDDWNGAAELTLTACDGAPELPACVQQTLAVNVQPVNDGPTISELGPVSLPEDGLLELPVSLEDIDSAELSVEVASSAPELAVLWLDEGALRLTPAADWNGQAQLTLTVNDGAARTLAQAVFTATVLPVNDAPVLPAALPLEMAEDGSLEVEFAPQDVDGPQSNVTLTCDSAAVSLTWLPESGRLRIVPAADWSGEAQIQVTVCDGDAQAELCAGRVLNLTVLPLNDAPVLPELAALEMNEDAALLVDVPVLDVDGPASEWTVSCDQPQVSVAWLPESGRLQIHPEADWNGQALVSLAVCDGDPVTPLCDQLSLALTVHAVNDAPLIDALADQTLPEDSTLSLPVVLHDIDSGELFVTTAIDRAEVNLLWLPEERLLQVTPQADWSGQAQVTITVSDEAARLLAATSFQLTVLPVNDAPVLADPGALLVVEDTPSLVTLDASDVDGPTLAISVLCDTPELQATWLPESGQLELVPAANWTGQAQLTLRACDEHPDTPACAELLVAVTVSAQNDAPWIGEVADQTLSEDSSLQLALELSDVDSQELVLGWSVEPAVLELTWDAQAGQLSLAPVADWHGACTVTLSLDDQTERTVVERSFSVTVSPVNDAPYVRPCVEWTCGVVEDAAGFREQLLAGGLTVDLADVDGDGLELVWFVDGAEVARHAVSAGADTLSCWSLPAPPADLLAGNIVLHAELSDGTVSLNPGGATCAWELDFSGLSGTTPLVLALEPAWPNPFNPSTRLPFVLAAAGPVRLAVYDLRGAQVAVLAEGWRAAGRHEVRWEAGRLASGVYLAVLETGGERRVQRLTLLK; the protein is encoded by the coding sequence ATGAAGATCTTCAGTTCCGGGCTGGCGGGGGTTCTGCTGACGGCCGCGCTGGCCGCCGCGGAGCCGCCCCAGATTCAGCCCATCCCCGACTGGGTCATCGAAGAGGACGCCATGCTGACGGTGTCCATCGAGGTCCAGGATCCCGATTCGGACACCTTCCTCTTCTGGGTGGAGACCGACACGCCCAGCATGACCGTCAACTTCGACGAGGAAAACCTGCAGGTCCACTGCCAACCGGCCGCCAACTGGAGCGGCCGGGCCGTGGTCACCGTGGGCGTGGACGACCGGGAGGAGGCCCGCACCCTGACCACCGAGGAGTTCGAGATCCTGGTGACTCCGGTGAACGACTGCCCGCGGCGCTACACGAGCGTGCCCGACATCATCCTCAACCTGGTGGAGGACCAGTGCCTGGAGCTCAGCCCCGCCACGCTCCGGGCCTTCTTCCGCGACTCCGACTGGAACTTCGAGGGCGACACGCTGGACTTCGAGAACCTGGTGTTCTCCGCCGGAACCGTGGAGGCCACGGCGGGCGGCTGGCGCCTCTGTCCCGCGGCCAACTGGAACGGCAACGCGTCGCTTAGCCTGCGGGCCACTGACGGCGAGTGCGCCATCAATTCCAGCATCACGGCCCGGGTGGTGGCGGTCAACGACTGCCCCGTCCAGGTGGCCGAGTGGGAGCCGGTCAACGGCTTCGAGGACACGGACCTCGTGCTGACGGACCTGCTGGACGCCTTCAGCGACGTGGACAACGACAACCTGAACTTCTGCATCATCGACGACGGCATGAACGGCTTCAGCACCGACTGGAACCGCTCGGGCACCCTGACCCTGCATCCGCCCGCGGAGATGAGCGGCACTTGGTCGATCTACATCTGTGTCACGGACGGCACCTGCCAGCTGGGCGACGAGCTGGTGGTCACCCTGGCGCCCGTGAACGATCCGCCGGCCCTGCCCGCCGCGGTCAATCTGACGCTGGACGAGGACGGCAGCCTGATCCGCTCTTTCCCGGTCAGCGACGTGGACAGCCCGGATGTCTTCGTGACCGTGAGCTCCAGCGCGCCGGAACTGACGGCCTCCTGGAACGCCGTCTCGGGCCTGCACGTCCAGCCGCTGGCCGACTGGAACGGCGCGGCCACGCTGACCGTGCGGGCCTGCGACGCCCCCGATGACGGCGGCGCCTGCAGCCAGGTGCTGCTGCCGGTCACGGTGAATCCCGTCAACGATGCGCCTGTGCTGGCGGCCCTGGCGGACACGCTGCTGGCCGAGGACGGCCTGCTGACCCTGCGGCCGGACTTCACGGACGTGGATTCCCCCAGCCTCACCGTCCACGCCACCAGCGGAGCCGCCGAGTTGGCCGTGCAGTGGCTGGAGGCGAGCGGCGAATTGAGCTTGAGTCCCGCTGCCGACTGGTTCGGCTCGACCCAGGTGACCGTGAATGTGGAAGACGAGCAGGGCGCTGAGGCCCAGGCCGAGTTCCAGGTCCTGGTGAGCGCCGTGAACGATGCGCCCGTGCTGCCCGCCGCCCAGGCCCTGGCGCTGGACGAGGACGGCAGCCTGCAGCTGGCCTGGCCCATCCTGGACGTGGACGGCCCGCAGCTGGACGTCGAGGTGGTCTCGAACACGGCGGGCCTGAGCGCCCAGTGGCTGGAGTCGGGTGAGTTGCGGTTGCTGGCCGTCGACGACTGGAACGGCGCGGCTGAGCTGACCCTGACCGCCTGCGACGGCGCTCCCGAGCTGCCGGCCTGCGTGCAGCAGACCCTGGCGGTGAACGTGCAACCTGTGAACGACGGCCCCACCATCAGCGAGCTGGGTCCCGTCAGCCTGCCCGAGGACGGCCTGCTGGAGCTGCCCGTCAGCCTGGAGGACATCGACTCCGCCGAGCTGAGCGTGGAGGTCGCCAGCAGCGCGCCGGAACTGGCCGTGCTCTGGCTGGACGAGGGCGCGCTGCGCCTGACGCCGGCCGCCGACTGGAACGGCCAGGCCCAGTTGACCCTGACGGTGAACGACGGCGCGGCGCGCACGCTGGCCCAGGCGGTCTTCACGGCCACCGTGCTGCCGGTGAACGACGCGCCCGTGCTGCCCGCGGCCCTGCCGCTGGAGATGGCGGAGGACGGCAGCCTGGAGGTGGAATTCGCGCCCCAGGACGTGGACGGCCCCCAGTCCAACGTGACCCTGACCTGCGACAGCGCGGCCGTGAGCCTGACCTGGCTGCCCGAGAGCGGACGCCTGCGCATCGTGCCGGCGGCGGACTGGTCCGGTGAGGCCCAGATCCAGGTGACGGTCTGCGACGGCGACGCCCAGGCCGAGCTCTGCGCCGGGCGCGTGCTGAACCTGACGGTCCTGCCCTTGAACGACGCCCCCGTGCTGCCCGAGTTGGCGGCCCTGGAGATGAACGAGGACGCCGCCCTGTTGGTGGACGTGCCCGTCCTGGACGTGGACGGCCCGGCCAGCGAGTGGACGGTGAGCTGCGACCAGCCGCAGGTGAGCGTTGCCTGGCTGCCCGAGAGCGGGCGCCTGCAGATCCATCCCGAGGCGGACTGGAACGGCCAGGCCCTTGTGAGTCTGGCGGTTTGCGACGGCGATCCCGTCACCCCGCTCTGCGACCAGCTCAGCCTGGCCCTGACCGTGCACGCCGTCAACGACGCGCCGCTCATCGACGCCCTGGCGGACCAGACCCTGCCCGAGGACAGCACGCTCAGCCTGCCCGTGGTCCTGCATGACATCGATTCGGGCGAGCTCTTCGTGACCACCGCCATCGACCGCGCGGAGGTGAACCTGCTCTGGCTGCCCGAAGAGCGCCTGCTGCAGGTGACGCCCCAGGCCGACTGGTCCGGTCAGGCTCAGGTGACGATCACCGTGAGCGACGAGGCGGCGCGCCTGCTGGCCGCCACGAGCTTCCAGCTGACCGTGCTGCCCGTGAACGACGCCCCCGTGCTGGCCGACCCGGGCGCCCTGCTGGTGGTGGAGGACACGCCGAGCCTGGTGACCCTCGACGCCAGCGACGTGGACGGCCCCACCCTGGCGATCAGCGTGCTGTGTGACACGCCCGAGCTGCAGGCGACCTGGCTGCCCGAGAGCGGCCAGCTGGAGCTGGTGCCCGCGGCCAACTGGACGGGACAGGCGCAGCTGACGCTGCGGGCCTGCGACGAGCATCCCGACACGCCGGCCTGCGCCGAGCTCCTGGTCGCGGTGACGGTGAGCGCGCAGAATGACGCGCCCTGGATCGGCGAGGTGGCGGACCAGACTCTGTCCGAGGACAGCAGCCTGCAGCTCGCGCTCGAGCTGTCCGACGTGGACAGCCAGGAACTCGTCCTGGGCTGGAGCGTGGAGCCCGCCGTCCTGGAGTTGACCTGGGACGCCCAGGCGGGCCAGCTGAGTCTGGCGCCCGTGGCTGACTGGCACGGCGCCTGTACGGTGACCTTGAGCCTGGATGACCAGACGGAGCGCACGGTGGTGGAGCGCAGCTTCAGCGTGACCGTCAGCCCCGTGAACGACGCGCCCTACGTCCGGCCCTGCGTGGAGTGGACCTGCGGCGTGGTGGAGGACGCAGCGGGCTTCCGCGAGCAGCTGCTGGCGGGCGGCCTGACCGTGGACCTGGCCGACGTGGACGGCGACGGACTGGAACTGGTCTGGTTCGTGGACGGCGCCGAAGTGGCCCGGCACGCCGTCAGCGCGGGGGCGGACACCCTGTCCTGCTGGAGCCTGCCCGCCCCGCCGGCGGACCTGCTGGCCGGCAACATCGTGCTGCACGCCGAGCTGAGCGACGGCACGGTTTCCCTCAACCCGGGCGGCGCGACCTGCGCCTGGGAACTGGACTTCAGCGGCCTGAGCGGCACCACGCCGCTTGTGCTGGCCCTCGAGCCGGCCTGGCCCAATCCCTTCAACCCGTCCACGCGCCTGCCCTTCGTGCTGGCGGCGGCGGGACCGGTGCGGCTGGCGGTCTACGACCTGCGCGGCGCCCAAGTGGCCGTGCTGGCGGAGGGCTGGCGGGCCGCGGGTCGGCACGAAGTGCGCTGGGAGGCGGGACGCCTGGCCAGCGGCGTCTACCTAGCCGTGCTGGAGACGGGCGGCGAGCGCCGCGTCCAGCGCCTGACCCTGCTCAAGTAA